The DNA window GGGTGTCCGCCAGCGTTTTCAGTTCTGCACGAAGGTCGTCAGTCACATTCTCTTTAGCCATGTCGTTCTCCTGTAGCGTGGTCCGTATTGCGAAAGTTAATAGTGATTAGTAATCCCGAGACTCCAGCGTTTTCAACTCCTGTTGCGCTTCATTGAGTTTATGCTGGCGTTTGTTGATTTTGTCCGCATCGCCTTTCTTCCGGGCTTCCTGCAGATCGCGCTGACGTTCAGCGATCTCTTCCCGCTGTTTGGCAATTTTTTGCTGATGATCGGCTTTGAGTTTACTGTCGCTGCAGTTCTCCCGTACCTGGCGTAGCGCGGTATTTAGCCCATCAATGCGACTTTGATTGTGATGCTTTTCGGCATAGCTGATCTCTCGTTGAATATCCTGCTCTTTTTCCTGGCAGGGAGAGGCGGCTATGGCGCTGGCGCTAAGTGAAGACAGGGCCAGAAGCAGAGCGATGCGGTGTTTCATGGATAGTACCTTCCATTGTCTTAGGGGATACCCGGAGGATAAACCCGTTCCCGTTGGTAAACGTGAATGCGTTGATTCACGCAGGTTTAAGCATAGTAACAAATGCGGGAAACCACCAGACTGCGTTGAAAACGCAGTCTGACGGCCGTTTACCCGAGCCGATGCGGCGCGTCGCGCAGGCGGGATAACCAGGCGGTGGGCGAGTTATCGTCTTCCAGCAAGGCGATAATATAACCATGAGGCAGAGCGCGGCCGAGAACCTCTTTCGCCGCCGCGCCCTGGGCGGTGGAATCAAACTTAATCAGCAGGCCATCCTTTTGCGGCGTAATGCTCTTGAAGCGGATACCGTTGGCGTCGAGGTGATGCCAGACGGAGAAACCATCCGGCATACTGACGCCCTGTCCAACCGGACGGATCGCCAGCGTGGCCTCTTGCTGCTGCACCGCCAGCCAGAGCCAGAACAGCGCGCAGAGCAGAAGAGAGCCACCCAGCAGCCAGCTGAGCTGGCGCAGGGAAGGGCGTTTTATGACCATCATTAGCCCCGGCTTCTGTATTTTTTCTTCCACAGCACCACCAGCGAGCCGACCAGTCCGAAGACCAACAGCGCAACCGGCAGGAGCATCAGGCAGGACATCAGCTGATCTTCATACTTAAGGAATACCGGGGTTTTGCCCAGCAGATAGCCCAGCGAGGTCAGGATGAGCACCCACAGCAGGCCGCTCATCCAGTTAAAGAACTGAAAGCGGGCGTTATTGAGGCCGGAAAGCCCGGCGATGGTCGGCAGCAGCGTGCGCACGAAGGCGATGAAGCGGCCGATCAGCAGCGCGGAGAGCCCATGTTTATGAAACAGGTGATGCGCGCGCTGATGATAGTGAGAGGGCAGATGCGACAGCCAGTTTTGCACGATCCGCGTATTGCCCAACCAACGCCCCTGGATGTAGCTCAGCCAGCAGCCGAGGCTGGCGGCGGCGGTGAGCAGCAGCAACGTTTCCGGAAAGCCCATCGCCCCTTTGGCGATCAGCACGCCCACGAGCACAAGCAGGCTGTCCCCCGGCAAAAACGCGGCAGGCAATAACCCGTTCTCAAGGAACAAAATCATAAACAAGACAAAATACAGCATGCCAATCATGGAGGGATTCGCGAGCGTTTCGTAATCCTGAGCCCACAAGGCATTCAATAACTGGGTTAATAGTTCCATTCACGATTCCTGGTACATCGGTTAACGGCACGTCTGAGCGCGCGGCATGTAGGGCGACAAGATTTTTATGAGATTATGGTCGCTGCTTCGGCGCTCTGAACGCTTCCCTGTATAAAATTGAAGTAAGTCGATACCTACTCCCAGAACGGCAAAATGCATCTAATTGTAACAAATCACCTGACTTTCCGTCAGAGAAATTGCAAGGTGTTGCTCGTTGATTTTGCTGATTGCGGCGATGGGAGGCGAGAGGATTTACACAGGCTGACACTATATATGTTTTGCTTACCCCAGCCTGCATGGGGAACAGGCGCGCAGGGGCCGCGCGCCGGGGGGATAAAGGCTTATTTCGCGCCGTTGGCCGCTGTATCGAGATGAACCACCGGGTTTTCGGCAAATAAGTAGCGATCGGCATTAAATTCAAAGTCGTCGCTGGTTTCGTTAAACAGCATTTGCTTGGTATTTTCCAGATGCTGCCACATCGCCAGTTTGGCGGCGTTCGGATCTTTACGCAGCAGAGCCTTCAGGATCTGATCGTGGTCGTCGCACCAGTTATCGACGGTGCGCAGATCGATATGCTCATGCAGCTTTTTCCAGTACGGGTTATGCACGCGCTGGGTCCACATTTTTTCCACGATCGCCGCCAGGGCGCTATTCTGCGTGGCCAGCGCCACCTGGACGTGAAACTGCAGATCCCATTCGGAGTCGCGGAAACACTTCTCGTTGCGCGCTTTCTCCTGAATCTCCATCAGCTTCATGATGTCCTGCTTGGTCACCTGAGTGGCCGCGAATTCGGCGATATTGCTTTCAATAAGCTGCCGCGCCTGCAGCAGCTCAAAGGGGCCATAGTTGGCGAACTCCAGGCTTTCATCGGCCACCTGCTGGTATTTCGGATGGTTGGAGATGACGTGAATGCCCGACCCTTTGCGGACTTCGACATAGCCTTCCACTTCCAGCATGATAATGGCTTCACGAACCACGGTGCGGCTAACGTTTTTTTCATCGGCGATAAAGCGCTCGGCGGGCAGCTTATCCCCTACAAGGTAGACACCTTGTTCGATGCGCGTCTTCAGCTCAGCGGCAAGTTGCTGATAAAGACGGCGTGGTTCAATGATTTCCATATTCGCTCCCGCAAGATGGCGACAATATTCGATTTGTTATACCACTTTTACGCGATTTCCACCACTGGCAGGGATGAAAAAGCCGCCTGAGAAGGCGGCTTGGCAGGCGATCACCTCAGTATAAGCGTCTCTAACTCTGGGTGGCCGGTTTGCGGCTGCTAAGCGGCGTCGTGTCATCGTCAGCCGGTTTGTTTTTCAGCACCGTCCAGATGACCAGCGCGCCCAGCAGGTCAAAGACCGCCAGTACCGCAAACAGCGGGCTGAAACCGATGGTGTCTGCCAGCGCGCCGACGACCAGGGCGAACATGGTGCTCGCCAGCCAGGCGGCCATCCCGGTCAGACCGTTGGCGGTAGCGACTTCGTTACGGCCAAAGACGTCGGAAGAGAGGGTAATCAGCGCCCCGGACAGCGCCTGGTGAGCAAACCCGCCGATGCACAGCAGGGCAATCGCCACGTACGGGCTGGTGAACAGGCCGATCATCCCCGGGCCAATCATCAGCAGGGCACCCATGGTGACCACCATTTTACGCGACACGATCAGGTTAACGCCGAACCAGCGCTGGAACAGCGGCGGCAGGTATCCACCGACGATGCAGCCGAGGTCGGCGAACAGCATCGGCATCCAGGCAAACATCGCGATCTCTTTCAGGTTAAAGCCGTAAACCTTAAACATGAACAGCGGGATCCAGGCGTTAAAGGTCCCCCAGGCCGGCTCGGCGAGGAAGCGCGGCAGGGCGATACCCCAGAACTGACGGTTGCGCAGGATCTCCCACGGCGACATTTTCTTCGCATTATTGGTCTGGTGTTGAGACTCCTGGCCGCCAATGATGTAGTCGCGTTCTTCGTCAGATAATTTCTTCTGGTCGCGCGGGTGTTTGTAGAAGATCAGCCAGGCGATGGCCCAGGCGAAGCTCAGAACCCCGGAGATAATGAACGCCATCTGCCAGCTGTGCATGACGATCGCCCACACCACCAGCGGCGGCGCGATCATGGCGCCTATAGAGGAACCTACGTTGAAGTAGCCCACCGCGATAGAGCGTTCTTTTGCCGGGAACCATTCGGAGCTGGCTTTCAGCCCGGCGGGGATCATCGCCGCTTCCGCCGCGCCCACCGCGCCGCGGGCCAGCGCCAGTCCGCCCCAGCTGCCGGCGAGGGCGGTCGAGCCGCAGAATATCGCCCAGGCGATAGCGAAGAAGGCATAGCCGACTTTAGTCCCCAGAATATCAAGGACATAACCTGCGACAGGCTGCATGACGGTATAGGCAGCGGAATAGGCTGCAATGATATAGGAGTACTGTTGGGTCGAGATGTGTAACTCTTCCATCAGCGTCGGCGCGGCCGCCGCCACGGTGTTACGGGTCAGGTAGCCCAGCACGGTGCCCAGCGTCACCAGTGCGATCATGTACCAACGTAACCCTTTAATTTTACGCATGTAAACCTCATCGTCTGTAATTTCTCCGCACCAGGTGCGGCCTCTCCTGACGGCGATACGCGGTCAGGAAAGCGAAACGGAGGGTTCAGGAGGGCGGTCCCCTCTGGCCCGAACCTTACCATCAGTTGTTATGTAAAAAGTCGGTATCCATTCCGTATAAGCCGATGCCATAAACACCGGTAAAGCATTCCGTCGGTTTATATGTTGCGACGGCAGAAAGATAACTTGTCATACAACTTTAAAAGTTGAGTGCTGTCACAAAAGCGGGAAAGTTAGTGTGGTCTTTATGATTGGCGAAGAAAGCCAGATACGGCGCGCCCTGGCGAGATGTTTGCCGCGCGCAGACGGTTTTTTTTATCAGCGTTTATTGATCTAACTCACGAAAAACAGTTCGGTCTGTAGAAATTGGTGTGATAACTTTGTCAGCATTGTAGTCAATCATCTGAAAGGCTCCCGCTCCGGAGCGAAGAGGACACACGAATGACACCGTTTATGACCGAAGATTTTCTACTCGATAGCGAATTTGCCCGCCGCCTGTACCACGATTACGCCAAAGATCAGCCTATTTTCGACTACCATTGCCACCTTCCGCCGCAGCAGGTTGCCGAAAATTACCGTTTCAAAAATCTGTATGACATCTGGCTGAAAGGCGATCACTATAAATGGCGCGCAATGCGCACCAACGGCGTGCCGGAGCGTCTGTGTACCGGTGATGCCTCCGATCGCGAGAAATTTGACGCCTGGGCAGCCACCGTGCCTCACACGATTGGCAACCCGTTATACCACTGGACCCATTTAGAGCTGCGTCGCCCATTTGGTATTACAGGTAAGCTGCTGTCGCCTTCCACCGCCGATGAGATCTGGGACCAGTGCAATGCGTTACTGGCGCAGGACGCTTTCTCCGCCCGCGGGATCATGAAGCAGATGAATGTGAAGATGGTCGGCACCACCGACGATCCGATTGATTCCCTGGAACACCATGCGGTTGTCGCCAAAGACACTTCATTTGATATCAAGGTGTTACCGAGCTGGCGCCCGGATAAAGCGTTCAACATCGAGCAGGCGACCTTCAATGACTATATGGCTAAGCTGGGTGAAGTGTCCGACACCGATATTCGCCGTTTTGCGGACCTGCAAAGCGCGCTGACCAAACGTCTGGACCACTTTGCCGCTCACGGTTGCAAAGTCTCCGACCACGCCCTGGACGTGGTGCTGTTTGCGGAAGCGACTGACGCCGAGCTGGACGCCATTCTGGCGCGTCGCCTGGCTGGCGAAACCCTCAGCGAACGCGAAGTGGCGCAGTTCAAAACCGCGGTGCTGGTGTTCCTCGGCGCAGAGTATGCCCGTCGCGGCTGGGTGCAGCAGTACCACATCGGCGCGCTGCGCAATAACAACCTGCGTCAGTTCAAACTGTTAGGCCCGGACGTTGGCTTTGACTCGATCAACGATCGCCCGATGGCTGAAGAGCTGTCTAAGCTGCTGAGCAAGCAGAACGAAGAGAACCTGCTGCCGAAAACTATTCTCTACTGCCTGAACCCGCGCGATAACGAAGTGCTGGGCACCATGATCGGTAACTTCCAGGGCGAAGGGATGCCGGGCAAGATGCAGTTCGGCTCCGGCTGGTGGTTCAACGATCAGAAAGACGGCATGGAGCGGCAGATGACCCAGCTGGCGCAGCTCGGCCTGCTGAGCCGCTTTGTCGGGATGCTGACCGACAGCCGCAGCTTCCTCTCCTACACCCGCCACGAATACTTCCGTCGTATTCTGTGCCAGATGATCGGCCGTTGGGTGGCCGCCGGCGAAGCGCCTGCGGATATCGCGCTGCTGGGCGAGATGGTGAAAAACATTTGCTTTAACAATGCGCGTGACTATTTCGCCATTGAACTGAACTAAGACCAGAGGTCGGTTGATATGCAATACATCAAAATCCATTCGCAGGATAACGTCGCGGTCGCGCTGGCGGATATGACGGCCGGTAGCGTGGTGACGATCGACAATGACCCGGTCACCCTCGGTCAGGATATCGTTCGCGGACACAAGTTTGCACTGCGCGCTATCGCGAAAGGGGAAAACGTCGTTAAGTATGGGTTGCCGATTGGCCATGCGCTGGCGGATATCGCGCCGGGCGAGCATGTCCATGCGCACAATACGCGCACCAATCTCAGCGACCTTGACGCGTATCGCTATCAACCGGAGCAGGTTGCCCAACCGCCGCAGCCAGCGGATCGCGAAGTGCAGATTTATCGTCGCGCCAATGGCGACGTCGGGGTGCGCAATGAGCTATGGATACTGCCGACCGTCGGCTGCGTCAACGCCATGGCCCGTCAGATGCAGAACCGTTTTCTGAAAGAGGCGAACGGCGCCGAAGATATCGATGGGGTGCATCTCTTCAGCCATACCTACGGTTGCTCACAGCTCGGGGACGACCACATCAACACCCGCACCATGTTGCAGAATATGGTCCGCCACCCGAACGCCGGAGCGGTGCTGGTGGTGGGCCTTGGCTGTGAAAACAACCAGGTGGATGCTTTTCGCGAAACGCTGGGCGAGTATGATCCGCAGCGCGTGCACTTTATGGTTTGTCAGCATCAGGACGATGAAGTGGAGGCGGGGGTGGCGCATCTCCACCAGCTGTATGACGTGATGCGTCAGGATAAACGTCAGCCGGGCAAGCTGAGCGAGCTGAAGTTTGGCCTCGAGTGCGGTGGGTCGGACGGCCTGTCCGGCATCACCGCTAACCCGATGCTGGGGCGCTTCTCAGACTATGTGATCGCCAACGGCGGCACCACCGTACTGACCGAAGTGCCGGAGATGTTCGGCGCCGAACAGCTGCTGATGAGCCACTGCCGCGACGAAGCGACCTTCGACAAGCTGGTGACCATGGTCAATGACTTTAAGCAGTACTTTATCGCTCACGACCAGCCTATTTACGAAAACCCTTCGCCGGGCAACAAGGCCGGGGGGATCACCACCCTCGAAGATAAGTCGCTGGGCTGTACCCAGAAAGCGGGCTCCAGCCAGGTGGTGGATGTCCTGCGCTACGGCGAGCGTCTGAAGGTACATGGTCTGAACTTGCTGAGCGCGCCGGGCAATGATGCCGTCGCCACCAGCGCGCTGGCCGGCGCCGGCTGCCATATGGTGCTGTTCAGCACCGGCCGCGGCACGCCGTACGGCGGCTTTGTGCCGACGGTGAAGATCGCCACCAACAGCGAGCTGGCGGCAAAGAAAAAGCACTGGATCGACTTCGATGCCGGACAGCTGATCCACGGCAAAGCGATGCCGCAGCTGCTGGAGGAGTTCGTGGACACCATTGTGGCTTTCGCCAACGGCAAACCGACCTGTAATGAGCAGAATGACTTCCGCGAGCTGGCCATCTTTAAAAGCGGTGTTACCCTGTAAAGGCGCATTCATATTGGCGCCCGGGCGGCGTTGATCGCGCATTGGCCTGATAGCGCAGCGTCATCGGGTAAGCAATAGCGGCGTTTCAGCCTGTGAAGCGCCGTTTGTTTTTTTCTCTCAGGGAGCTTTCATGACCGCATATTGGCTGGCCCAGGGCGTCGGCGTCATCGCCTTTCTTATCGGCATTACCACCTTTATCAACCGCGACGAACGTCGCTTCAGGCTTCAGCTGGCGGTCTATAGCGGCGTTATCGGCGTCCATTTCTTTCTGATGGGCGCCGCGCCTGCCGGGATGAGCGCTGGGCTTAATGCGCTCCGCACGGTCATTTCCCTGCGCACCCGCAGCCTGTGGGTGATGACGCTCTTTATCCTGCTGACGCTGATCCTCGGCCTTGGCAAGCTGCAGCATGCTATGGAGCTGCTGCCGATTATTGGCACTGTCGCCAGCACCTGGGCGCTGTTTCGCTGTAAAGGGCTGACCGTCCGCTGCGTGATGTGGTGCTCCACCGCCTGCTGGGTGACGCATAACCTGTGGCTGGGTTCCATCGGCGGGACGCTGATTGAAGGCAGCTTCCTGATCGTCAACGGCCTGAATATTATTCGCTTCCGCCGGATGCAAAAGCGGGGTATCGATCCGTTCAGGGTTGAAAACGCGGTGCAGGAAGAGAGCCCCTCCGCGCGGTAGCGGAGGGGAAAGGCATTAGCTACGCAGGGCGTTTTTCGCCAGCTGGTCGTCTTCCGCCATGCAGGCGGCGGCGGTAAACAGGGCGTCGGTGGAGGAGTTCAGCGCGGTTTCGCAAGAATCCTGCAGCACGCCGATAATAAAGCCGACGGCAACCACCTGCATCGCCACATCGTTCGGAATACCAAACATATTACAGGCCAGCGGGATCAGCAGCAGCGAACCGCCCGCCACGCCGGAGGCGCCGCAGGCGCACAGCGAAGCGACCACGCTTAGCAACAGCGCCGTCGGCAGATCCACCGGAATATTCAGCGTATGGACCGCCGCCAGCGTCAGCACGGTGATCGTGATTGCCGCGCCCGCCATATTGATGGTTGCCCCCAGCGGAATGGAGACCGAATAGGTATCGCGATCCAGGTTCAGTTTCTCACACAGCGCCATATTCACCGGAATATTAGCGGCGGAGCTGCGGGTGAAAAACGCGTAGACGCCGCTTTCGCGCAGGCAGGTCAGCACCAGCGGATAGGGGTTGCGGCGGAGCTTCCAGAACACCAGCAGCGGATTAATCACCAGCGCTACCAGCAGCATACAGCCCACCAGCACCAGCAGCAGCTGGGCGTAACCCCACAGGGTTTCAAAACCGGTGGTCGCCAGGGTGGAAGAGACCAGACCGAAGATCCCCAGCGGCGCAAAGCGGATCACCACTTTAACGATAAAGGTCACCGCGTGGGAGACATCGTTGATCAGGTTTTTAGTGGTGTCGTTACCGTGACGCAGGGCGAAGCCAAGGCCCACCGCCCACACCAGAATACCGATATAGTTGGCGTTCAGCAGGGCGTCGATCGGGTTGGACACCATGCTCATTAGCAGGCCGCGCAGCACCTCAACAATCCCCGACGGCGGCGTGATGCTGTCGGCGGCGGTGGTTAAGTGCAGGGTCGAGGGAAAGACAAAACTGAACAACACCGCGGTCAGCGCCGCGCTGAAGGTGCCCAGCAGATAGAGAAACAGAATGGGGCGGATACTGGTTTTTTGTCCGTGCTGATGGTTGGCGATCGAGGCCATGACGAGCATCAATACCAGCACCGGCGCTACCGCCTTTAACGCGCCGACGAACAGGGTCCCCAGCAGGCCGACGGCGATGGCCGCAGGCTTAGAGACCAGCGCCAGCAGCACGCCAAGTACCAGGCCGACTAAAATTTGTTTCACCAGGCTGCCTTGTGCCAGGCGGGAAAGCCACCCTGATGAGGGAGTGCGTGTGGTCATAATTCATTCCTTCCAGTGATGTAGCAAGCCATCCCAGCCACGTATTATTTGTTACGTTTATGTCAGGATGTAAGTATATGTTTGCATAGTCGAGTATACGGAAAGAATGACGAGCGGGAAGCGCAAAATACTGTGATTTTAATCTGGATCTTATTTTTTAACTATGTAGCAACATAATTGTGACATGAGCAGGCATTATCGTTACGAAAAGATCTGCTATAGCCGATTACCGCGCCGCCAGCGGGGGCCGACGGCGCGCCAGGCAGGTTACTCAGGCAGTTTGCGCTGCTTGTCGTGCTGCTTGTTGACCCAGGCGTTAATCAACAGCGTGACGGTCAGGATACCACCCACGACCCCCAGCGAGATGGCGACCGGGATATGGTAGAAATCGACGATCAGCATCTTCACGCCAATAAACACCAGGATCACCGACAGGCCATATTTGAGCATTGAGAAGCGCTCAGCGACCCCCGCCAGCAGGAAGTACATGGCGCGCAGGCCGAGAATGGCAAACAGGTTCGAGGTCAGCACGATAAACGGGTCGGTGGTGACCGCGAAGATCGCCGGGATACTGTCGACGGCGAATATCACATCGCTCAGCTCGACCAGAATCAACACCAGCAGCAGCGGCGTGGCGAACAGCACCCCGTTTTTACGGGTGAAGAAGCGCTCGCTCTCGATTTTATCGGTCATTCGCAGATGGCTGCGGATCCAGCGCACCAGCGGTTTGTCGCCGATGCCGGAATCGTCCTCTTTCGCCAGCGCCATCTTCACGCCGGTAAACAGCAGGAAGGCGCCGAAGACGTACAGCAGCCAGTCGAACTGGGAGATAAGCCAGCTACCGGCGAAGATCATAATGGTGCGCAGAACAATCGCCCCGAGGACGCCATACACCAGCACCCGGCGCTGCAGAGCAGGCGGCACGGCGAAGTAGCTGAACAGCATCAGCCAGACGAAGACGTTATCGACCGCCAGCGCTTTTTCAATCAGATAGCCGGTGAGGAAGGCCAGGGCCTGCGGATCGGCGACGGCGCGGCCCTGGGTTTGCACCAGATACCACCAGAACGCGGCGTTAAACAACAGAGAAAGTGTGACCCAGAGGATAGACCAGCCAGCGGCCTGCTTCATGGTCATGCTATGCGAACCGCGTCGTCCCTGAAGCAGCAGGTCGATCGCCAACATGATCGCGACGACGACAGCGAATCCACCCCATAGCAACGGCGTGCCGACAGTATTCATTTGATATTCCTTACATAAAAACAAAAACGGCTGACGTCGGAAGACGGCAGCCGCTGCGCTTTTATGCATAGACCTCGCCTTCCGGCAAGGTCTCACTTACAACAACCAAAGTTCATCGCGATGGGCTTTGGTAATTGCCCGGCGACCGGATGCGGTGTTACACGCATCGTAATGACGATCGGCCGGCAAGGAAGTTACTCCCCTTTGCTCGTAACAAAATATGTCACGGGGCGGTTTTCGTCAATGGCGGCCAGACGGGCCTTTACACTTTTTTACGCCAGCGGCTGCGTATCGGCCGGGAAGATCACCCCAGTCTGGCGACGAATTTCGCTCGACAGTTTCGCCGTGATACGGCTCACTGCCAGGCCCGGATGGTCGACATCCTCTGTTTCCACCAGCCGCGCGAAGGTCTCCGCCTCATACAGCATAGTATTGATATGCTGCGGCTGCGTCAGGTCCTGGGCTTTGCCGCCGCGCGGCACAAACGCCAGCTTCTGGCACTCGGAGATTTTTTCGATCACTAATACGCCGTCTTCGCCCTGAATTTCACTGGGGATCGCCGAGTCGCTCACCTTGGAATGATGCAGCGTCACGTCGAAGTCGCCGTAGCTCAGCACCACGGTGCCCTGGGCGTCCACGCCGCTGTCCAGCAGGCTGGCGGTGGCATGAACGGCCCGCGGTTCGCCCCACAGCGCCACAGCGGACGCCAGGCAATAGAAGCCGATATCCATAATCGAACCGTTGGAGAACGCCGGATTAAAGGTGTTGGGGTTTTCGCCGTCGAGATAGCGCTGGTAGCGCGAAGAGTACTGGCAGTAGTTAATGAAGGCTTTACGCAGTTTACCCACTTTGCCGAGGGTTTCCTTCAGCAGCAGAAAGTTGGGCAGGCTGGCGGTTTTGAAGGCTTCAAACAGCACCACGTTGTTGGCTTTCGCCACCGCGATGGCCGCCTCGACCTCCTGCAGATTCGACGCCAGCGGTTTTTCGCAAATGACGTGCTTTTTGTGGCTCAGGAACAGCCGCGTCTGCGGGAAGTGCAGGGAGTTCGGGCTGGCGATATATACCGCGTCAATGGCGTCGCTTTGCGCCAGCGACTCCAGCGAGGTAAACAGATGCTCGACCGGATAGTCATTGGCGAAGGCTTGCGCCTGTTCGAGGCTGCGGGAGTAGATGGCGGTAAGTTTATATTTGCCGGTTTCATGGGCGGCATCGACAAACTGCTTAGTGATCCAGTTTGTGCCAACAACTGCGAAACGTATCATAAACGGTGACGAACTCCATTAAAGGGAACCTGTCGTCACTCTATCATGCCCCCATGACAAAACCAGTGCGTGACTACGCAGAACGATTTAACGAAAGGTGCGTCAGCCACAGGCGGGTGTCGAACTCCAGCTGATGGTACTGCGGCTCCATATGGCAGCACAGCTGGTAGAAGGCTTTGTTGTGCTCCTTCTCTTTCAGATGCGCCAGTTCATGGACCACGATCATCCGCAAAAAGTCCTCCGGCGCGTCGCGAAATACCGTCGCCACGCGGATCTCCGCTTTGGCTTTCAGCTTGCCGCCCTGAACGCGGGAAATGGCGGTATGCAGGCCGAGCGCATTGTTCAGCACGTGGATCTTACTGTCGTACATCACTTTGTTGATCGGCGCCGCGCCGCGCAGAAAGCGGTTTTTCAAATCCTGGGTGTACTGATATAGCGCTTTATCGCTGTTAACGTCGTGCCCATGCGGATAGCGCTTTTGCAGCACCTCCCCAAGGCGGTTTTGCTCGATTAACGTGGTCACCTGCGCCAGCAGCGATTCAGGATAGCCCTGTAAATAAATGAGTTTTGTCATCGTCTTATCATTATGTCTGTCAGGAGGGCAGTTCAGCCACGGTCATGGTAAAGACCAGCGGCGCGGGCCCCGCATTCCGGTACCCGTGCTCTGTTTCGGTACGGGCCACCGCGGATTCCCCGGCCGCCACCGTGCGGCAGGTCTCGCCAAGCGTCAGCGTCAGCGCGCCGGCTTCCACGTGCAGCAGCTCGAAGGTCGTCGCCGGATGGCCGGGCGAGGTAAAGGCTTCGCCGGGCTGCATCTCCCAGCGCCACAGCTCTATCATATTCGGCCCGGCGGTGCCGGCGAGGAGCCTGGCGCTGCCCCCCAGCGGGCCTTGCCAGAGGGTGGGGATCTGCTCGGCGGGAATAATATGCAACGCGGGTTCGCTAGCCACATTGACAATATCCGCCACCGAGACGCCCAGCGCGGCGGCGAGTTTGCAGAGGATCGCAATGCTGGGGTTGGCGGCCTCTTTTTCCATCTCGACCAGCATGCCTTTGCTGATGCTGGCCCGGCGCGACAGCTCGTCCAGCGACATTTTTTTCGCTTTACGGTAGGCCTTCAGCCGCGTGGCGACGGCGCGACTTACCTGGTCGACATCAGATCCTGAATCGGTCGTTATATTGACTTTTACGTTCATTGGTCACTATGATGAAACAAATTGGTCATTACAGGATTATCGAATGCGTAGCGTAACGCCGTCAATCGAATCTGCGGTCAGCCGCCTGGCGCCGGGCTTTCGGGCATTAAGTATTGTGGTGGAGAGCGCGCCGGTGGCCAATCCCGCCGTCGCGGAACAGGCGCTGGCCGAGGCCTGCCTGGCGGTGCAGCAGGATGATGTGCCCTGGGCGCAAGCGCACCTGGCGGCATGGGATGAAGCGTTCAGCGCCTTCGGCGCGAAGGCGAAACGTACCCCCTGTTCGGCGCAGGCGCTGCGCAAGCGGGTGCTGAAAGAGGGGAGCCTGCCGGCCATCGATCCGGTGGTGGATATCTACAACGCGATCAGCATTCGCTATGCCATCCCGGTCGGTGGGGAAAATCTGGCCGCCTACCGTGGCGAACCGCGGCTGGCCATTGCCCGCGGCGATGAGCCATTCGATACGCTGAAATCGGCAGAGCCGGTGGTGGAATATCCGGAGCCGGGCGAAGTCATCTGGCGGGATGATATAGGCGTAACCTGCCGACGCTGGAACTGGCGGCAGGGCGTACGCACCCGGCTGGACAGCGGCGCGCAGACGATGTGGTTTATTCTCGAAAGCCTGCCGGCGATGCCGT is part of the Klebsiella quasipneumoniae subsp. quasipneumoniae genome and encodes:
- the uxaC gene encoding glucuronate isomerase codes for the protein MTPFMTEDFLLDSEFARRLYHDYAKDQPIFDYHCHLPPQQVAENYRFKNLYDIWLKGDHYKWRAMRTNGVPERLCTGDASDREKFDAWAATVPHTIGNPLYHWTHLELRRPFGITGKLLSPSTADEIWDQCNALLAQDAFSARGIMKQMNVKMVGTTDDPIDSLEHHAVVAKDTSFDIKVLPSWRPDKAFNIEQATFNDYMAKLGEVSDTDIRRFADLQSALTKRLDHFAAHGCKVSDHALDVVLFAEATDAELDAILARRLAGETLSEREVAQFKTAVLVFLGAEYARRGWVQQYHIGALRNNNLRQFKLLGPDVGFDSINDRPMAEELSKLLSKQNEENLLPKTILYCLNPRDNEVLGTMIGNFQGEGMPGKMQFGSGWWFNDQKDGMERQMTQLAQLGLLSRFVGMLTDSRSFLSYTRHEYFRRILCQMIGRWVAAGEAPADIALLGEMVKNICFNNARDYFAIELN
- a CDS encoding MFS transporter, which gives rise to MRKIKGLRWYMIALVTLGTVLGYLTRNTVAAAAPTLMEELHISTQQYSYIIAAYSAAYTVMQPVAGYVLDILGTKVGYAFFAIAWAIFCGSTALAGSWGGLALARGAVGAAEAAMIPAGLKASSEWFPAKERSIAVGYFNVGSSIGAMIAPPLVVWAIVMHSWQMAFIISGVLSFAWAIAWLIFYKHPRDQKKLSDEERDYIIGGQESQHQTNNAKKMSPWEILRNRQFWGIALPRFLAEPAWGTFNAWIPLFMFKVYGFNLKEIAMFAWMPMLFADLGCIVGGYLPPLFQRWFGVNLIVSRKMVVTMGALLMIGPGMIGLFTSPYVAIALLCIGGFAHQALSGALITLSSDVFGRNEVATANGLTGMAAWLASTMFALVVGALADTIGFSPLFAVLAVFDLLGALVIWTVLKNKPADDDTTPLSSRKPATQS
- the mzrA gene encoding EnvZ/OmpR regulon moderator MzrA, which codes for MKRPSLRQLSWLLGGSLLLCALFWLWLAVQQQEATLAIRPVGQGVSMPDGFSVWHHLDANGIRFKSITPQKDGLLIKFDSTAQGAAAKEVLGRALPHGYIIALLEDDNSPTAWLSRLRDAPHRLG
- a CDS encoding DUF1090 domain-containing protein gives rise to the protein MKHRIALLLALSSLSASAIAASPCQEKEQDIQREISYAEKHHNQSRIDGLNTALRQVRENCSDSKLKADHQQKIAKQREEIAERQRDLQEARKKGDADKINKRQHKLNEAQQELKTLESRDY
- the yqjA gene encoding DedA family general envelope maintenance protein YqjA codes for the protein MELLTQLLNALWAQDYETLANPSMIGMLYFVLFMILFLENGLLPAAFLPGDSLLVLVGVLIAKGAMGFPETLLLLTAAASLGCWLSYIQGRWLGNTRIVQNWLSHLPSHYHQRAHHLFHKHGLSALLIGRFIAFVRTLLPTIAGLSGLNNARFQFFNWMSGLLWVLILTSLGYLLGKTPVFLKYEDQLMSCLMLLPVALLVFGLVGSLVVLWKKKYRSRG
- the exuR gene encoding transcriptional regulator ExuR; the encoded protein is MEIIEPRRLYQQLAAELKTRIEQGVYLVGDKLPAERFIADEKNVSRTVVREAIIMLEVEGYVEVRKGSGIHVISNHPKYQQVADESLEFANYGPFELLQARQLIESNIAEFAATQVTKQDIMKLMEIQEKARNEKCFRDSEWDLQFHVQVALATQNSALAAIVEKMWTQRVHNPYWKKLHEHIDLRTVDNWCDDHDQILKALLRKDPNAAKLAMWQHLENTKQMLFNETSDDFEFNADRYLFAENPVVHLDTAANGAK